The Prionailurus bengalensis isolate Pbe53 chromosome A3, Fcat_Pben_1.1_paternal_pri, whole genome shotgun sequence genome includes a window with the following:
- the LOC122466924 gene encoding antileukoproteinase-like gives MKPSSLITFTVLLALEILTPWTAEGTSTEKVKSGACPFRPHGLCLVYEPHECLNDWECPKDQKCCPSICSNKCLDPVDPSEQVKVNPGRCPLVIGECKEPDPLDTCLNDGDCLTGLKCCKGPCGNSCVEPLKGKVWHRPIFPSRRQVSTPWCSSM, from the exons ATGAAACCCAGCAGCCTCATCACCTTCACGGTTCTCCTTGCCCTTGAAATCCTCACGCCCTGGACTGCAGAAGGTACTAGCACAG AAAAAGTTAAGAGTGGAGCCTGCCCCTTCAGACCTCATGGCCTATGCCTTGTGTACGAGCCCCACGAATGCCTGAATGACTGGGAGTGTCCAAAGGATCAGAAATGCTGTCCCAGCATTTGCAGCAACAAATGCCTGGATCCTGTAGACCCATCGGAGcaag TTAAGGTCAATCCTGGGAGGTGTCCACTGGTCATTGGGGAGTGTAAGGAGCCCGACCCCCTAGACACCTGCCTGAATGACGGTGACTGCCTGACCGGTCTGAAGTGCTGCAAGGGGCCATGTGGGAATTCATGTGTTGAGCCACTGAAAGGTAAGGTCTGGCACAGACCCATATTCCCTAGCCGACGACAGGTCTCAACTCCCTGGTGCTCTTCCATGTGA